A window of Gallus gallus isolate bGalGal1 chromosome 3, bGalGal1.mat.broiler.GRCg7b, whole genome shotgun sequence genomic DNA:
TGCCGTCGGTGCCGGCGCGCCCGGCGCGGCCTCAGCCTGCGTTCCCTTGCAGGTGGTTGGAGAGGACGCTGCCCGCCTGCTGCTCCCGTGCCGCggctctcctgcagcccacCCTGCAGCCGCTGTGGGCCAAGGCGGCCGAGCTGGCCGTGCACGTCAGCAAGCAGTGCTCCACGTACCTCTCCTGGGCCGGGGAGCATctgccctggctgctggaaTGGGTGAGGATGAGCGGTGCCCGAGGCTGAGGGCGTGCgaggctgctctgctcccactgcGAGCCTCCGACCTCTTCTCTCTCCCCCCAGTTGCAGTCCCGGCTCCCCGACGCTGTCCTGCACGTGGCCGAGTGCATGcgggagctgctgctcttcctgctgcGCAGCTGCCTGCTGCCGCTCCTGGAGCACGTGGCCGCCGCCCTGCAGCGCGGATggaagagctgtgtggatgCCTGCAAGTGAGCAGCGCCCTTTGGGCCCGGCCGTGgggccgtgctgctgcccccCTCCTACGCCTGTGGGGCTCGGTGGGGATGCTGCCATGCACGTAACCGTTCTCTCTTTGGCAGCGGCGAAGCGTTGTGGGACTGCGTGAGGGAGCACCTGAGCAGCTTTACCTATTCGTCCTGGATCTACCTGCACAACACAACCGTCGCCCTCAAGAACTGGGCCCTGGCTATGATTTCTGGACACTGAGCTGCCCCCGGGCCGGGGGGACACGCTGTGCAGCcgcccctgctgctgccaccggGGCTCGTCTGCCCCCTGTCCCCGTGGGGTCGCTGTGGCCGTCGTGGCGGCACGCAGTCGGCTGTCGCTGGGTGTCCTCATCCTGGGGGCTGAGCGGTGTCGGGACGTTTCCCTCCCGCCCCGAGGCAATGAATGGGCTCTGCACCTCCCGTCTCTGTGTGCCTTTGTCCGGCGTCGCTGctgggggagagaagggagggggTGGCTGGAGGGGAAGGGCCGATGGGTGGAGGGATGGGTTGGCGCCCCCGGGACCGCGCTCGCTGCCCCGTTCCCTTTCCCGGCACTGTTGTGGGTGGCGCAGTTAATAACGGTGGTGTCGGATCCGCCCCGCCCTCGGCAGCGCAGGGATAAGGGCGGTGACTCAAACCTGAGCTTCCAGAGTGGGGGATTAGCTCAAATGGTAGAGCGCTCGCTTAGCATGCGAGAGGTAGCGGGATCGATGCCCGCATCCTCCAGTTTTGCTCCAGCCGTGCGCGCGTCCACGTCTGCGTGGGCACACACTGCGCCCGTGGGCTCCGCCGTGTGTACGCGTGTGGGTGCGTGCCGAGTGtgcgcggcgggcggcggcagagccggggggcggcggggccgcgaTCTGCCGGAGGGGGCGTGGCCAGCGGCGGGCGGCCAGGCTCGCGCGTTGCCGTTGCCGTGGCGCCGTCCAATGGGCGGGCGCGTTGCTGGCGGGCGGCGTCCAACGGGCGGGCGCGTtgctgcggggcggcggcggcggcgcggccaTGGAGGTGCGTTGCGGCGGGCTGCTCTTCAGCTCCCGCTTCGACTCGGGCAACCTGGCGCGGGTGGAGCAGGTGGGGCCGCCCGAGggccgcgccgctcccggcAGCGCCGCGCTGCCGGCCGCCGACTACGAGTTCAACGTGTGGACGCGGCCCGACTGCGCGCACACCGAGTACGAGAACGGCAACAGGTAACGGAGAacgggcgggcggggcgggccgcgGCGGGACACCGCTGCGCCTCAACCGCACCGCTCCGTGCCCGCCCTCCGCAGGTCGTGGTTCTACTTCAGCGTGCGCGGCGGCGCGCCCGGGAAGCTGATCAAGCTGCACATCCTCAACATGAACCGGCAGAGCCGGCTGTACGCGCACGGCATGGCGCCCTTCGTGCGCACCGTGCCCGGGAGGCCCCGCTGGGAGCGCGTCCGCGAGCGGCCCTGCTTCCAGGTGCGGGGAAGGCCCGGCCGCCGcgcgcggggctgcggctgTGCATGGCTGCGCGCTGCCCGCCCAGCTCCGCCCCGTGTCTCTCCCAGATGGTGGAGACCCAGTTTGTGCTGTCCTTTGTGCACCGCTTCCTGGAGCACCGCGGCACCACCACCTACTTTGCCTTCTGCTACCCTTTCTCCTACACGGagtgccaggagatgctggcgCAGCTGGACAGCCGCTTTGAGGAGTGCCGGCACATGGCTCCCAGCAGGTGCACGGGTGGGGCACGGCGCTCCCCGCTCCCGGCTGCCGCCCTGCATGCGCTCGcaggggggggggctgcagggccggggagggggggctgtAGGGCCGGGGGCCGATCCTGCGGCTTCAGGGAGGGGCTGGGACGGAACCGCTTCCCTTGTCGTAAGGAGAAGGGGTTCCCGGAGGGCTGAGCGCTCTGGCAGGCAAAGCCTCGCTTCCTCTCCGCTTCCTCTCCGCTTCCTCTCCgcttcctctctgcttcctgGCTGTGGGAAGGTTCGGTTGTCTCCATTTCACCGCTCCTCCGTGATTCTGATTCCCGTCCCAGCGGGGCTCGGCTGGAAGCTGTGACCGTCAGCCCCGAGAGCCCCGGCGGTGAGGATGTGGGGCGACGTCCCCTGagctcccctctccccccgcagccccctgGACTCGGTCTATTACCACCGGGAGCTGCTGTGCCACTCCCTGGACAAGCTGCGCGTCGACCTGCTGACCGTCACCTCCTGCCACGGCATGCAGGAGCGGCGCGAGCCCCGGCTCGACAAGCTCTTCCCGGACACGGCCACACCACGGCCACACCGCTTCACAGGGAAGAGGGTGAGCGGCTGCACGGGGACCTCAGAGCTGCCCCGAATGGGGGCTCAGCATTGGATCTGCACGGGGCCCGGGTGGGAGCGCTGCCCTTCAGCCCTCTgctcaccccccccccgccctccagGTGTTCTTCCTGAGCAGCCGCGTGCACCCCGGCGAGACGCCCTCCAGCTTCGTCTTTAACGGCTTCCTGCGCTTCATCCTGCGTGAGGAGGACCCCCGTGCCCAGATGCTGCGCCGCATGTTCGTCTTTAAGCTCATTCCCATGCTCAACCCGGACGGAGTGGTGCGAGGCCACTATCGGTGAGCGGCTCCCTCCCGCCGCGGGGTTCGTACAGCCCCGCTGTGTGCGGGAGGAGCTGCGCTGATGGGCTTGGGGCTCAGCGGTGACCTCCAGGTGAGCGCAGCGTGGCCCTTTGCAGGACTGACTCGCGCGGGGTCAACCTGAACCGGCAGTACCTCGACCCCGACGCCGAGCTGCACCCCGCCGTGTACGGggccaaagcagtgctgctctaCCACCACGTGCACAGCCGTGTGCTGCCGGGCAGCCCCGACTGGAGGACCTACGTGTCGCCGCTCAGCACCAGCGTGCTCAGCACCAGATCTTCCAACCATTCCGTCCCAGAGGCGGCGCTGTCGGAGCTGGAGAAAACCAACAACCTCCGCAACGCGCCCAGCACGTGGAGTCGGGGCCTCGGCCCCTCTCGGGAACCCCCAGTGGACCTGATCCTCCCGGCGCAGCGCTGCGAGGAGGAAGCTGGGCAGCCGCCTCCGCTTCCCGAAGCCatcctgccccagcacagcgGGCTGGCCTACTACGTCGACCTGCACGGGCATGCGTCCAAGCGGGGCTGCTTCATGTATGGCAACAGCTTCAGTGATGAGAATGATCAGGTGAGGGCGGGAGCGCTGCCTCGGGGCTTTGGTGTCCCTGCTGTGTGCTCGTGGCGCTGGGACCTGTCGTTGGTCCTGGCTCTGGCGTGGGAAGGATGGGAGCTGCCCCTGTGCCCCATAAAGGACAAGGGTAGTGTGGTGAGCcgtgcctgctgctggctgtgggcaggGGCCACGTGCCCTGCGGGGATACCGCATCCCTGGGGCgctgctggggcacagcatCACCTCTTGCCCTCTGCGCCGCAGGTGGAGAACATGCTGTTCCCTAAGCTCATCTCCTTGAACTCACCTCACTTTGACTTCACGGGCTGCAActtctcagagaagaacatGTACGCCAAAGACAAGCGGGACGGGCAGTCCAAGGA
This region includes:
- the AGBL5 gene encoding cytosolic carboxypeptidase-like protein 5 isoform X2, encoding MEVRCGGLLFSSRFDSGNLARVEQVGPPEGRAAPGSAALPAADYEFNVWTRPDCAHTEYENGNRSWFYFSVRGGAPGKLIKLHILNMNRQSRLYAHGMAPFVRTVPGRPRWERVRERPCFQMVETQFVLSFVHRFLEHRGTTTYFAFCYPFSYTECQEMLAQLDSRFEECRHMAPSSPLDSVYYHRELLCHSLDKLRVDLLTVTSCHGMQERREPRLDKLFPDTATPRPHRFTGKRVFFLSSRVHPGETPSSFVFNGFLRFILREEDPRAQMLRRMFVFKLIPMLNPDGVVRGHYRTDSRGVNLNRQYLDPDAELHPAVYGAKAVLLYHHVHSRVLPGSPDWRTYVSPLSTSVLSTRSSNHSVPEAALSELEKTNNLRNAPSTWSRGLGPSREPPVDLILPAQRCEEEAGQPPPLPEAILPQHSGLAYYVDLHGHASKRGCFMYGNSFSDENDQVENMLFPKLISLNSPHFDFTGCNFSEKNMYAKDKRDGQSKEGSGRVAIYKALGIIHSYTLECNYNTGRSVNSIPLACHDNGRASPPPPPTFPSKYTVELFEQVGRALAVAALDMAECNPWPRIVLSEHSCLSNLRAWMLKHVRGTRGNGACAQRRGGRSPPRSAGGLPSSASESALSRVRSFSHGSQQDSPRVRASPSFPGAAVDAPGPQKGGMQPPAPLRGSLPAGACAGSVLGAGYRLQEAPHGGGSKAGAAHGTMLLQVFPRKLNARRALEQPGPRGLTTRPSRIPVRRKAAAALSLPTLSSSSTAALQAPTPSCAALCTTQSTPGGSVPTVLVQEDSNAAPAPTPLPVPPAPCPEPPIPGTGAPSVEQLLGEGLRPQCPPSLATARPVLRSYRQLLSFCAEA
- the AGBL5 gene encoding cytosolic carboxypeptidase-like protein 5 isoform X4, which produces MEVRCGGLLFSSRFDSGNLARVEQVGPPEGRAAPGSAALPAADYEFNVWTRPDCAHTEYENGNRSWFYFSVRGGAPGKLIKLHILNMNRQSRLYAHGMAPFVRTVPGRPRWERVRERPCFQMVETQFVLSFVHRFLEHRGTTTYFAFCYPFSYTECQEMLAQLDSRFEECRHMAPSSPLDSVYYHRELLCHSLDKLRVDLLTVTSCHGMQERREPRLDKLFPDTATPRPHRFTGKRVFFLSSRVHPGETPSSFVFNGFLRFILREEDPRAQMLRRMFVFKLIPMLNPDGVVRGHYRTDSRGVNLNRQYLDPDAELHPAVYGAKAVLLYHHVHSRVLPGSPDWRTYVSPLSTSVLSTRSSNHSVPEAALSELEKTNNLRNAPSTWSRGLGPSREPPVDLILPAQRCEEEAGQPPPLPEAILPQHSGLAYYVDLHGHASKRGCFMYGNSFSDENDQVENMLFPKLISLNSPHFDFTGCNFSEKNMYAKDKRDGQSKEGSGRVAIYKALGIIHRCMILSGEASRAAPGAQRRRKCPDPQTKPPPGPLLSWLSSEVSSVQMLKSLPSPGPCSCRLLCSLLSGRLVVAVITITAAFPSAPQLHTGVQLQHGPIGEQHPSGLPRQRARQPPATTHLPFQIHRGAVRAGGQSSGRGCPGHGGVQPVATHRAVGAQLPQQPAGLDAEARARHAGQRSLRAEERRPQPPQECRRAAKLSLRERPVPRAQLQPRQPAGLAPRQSLAQLPRCCCGCSGPAEGWHATPGTAAR
- the AGBL5 gene encoding cytosolic carboxypeptidase-like protein 5 isoform X1 → MEVRCGGLLFSSRFDSGNLARVEQVGPPEGRAAPGSAALPAADYEFNVWTRPDCAHTEYENGNRSWFYFSVRGGAPGKLIKLHILNMNRQSRLYAHGMAPFVRTVPGRPRWERVRERPCFQMVETQFVLSFVHRFLEHRGTTTYFAFCYPFSYTECQEMLAQLDSRFEECRHMAPSSPLDSVYYHRELLCHSLDKLRVDLLTVTSCHGMQERREPRLDKLFPDTATPRPHRFTGKRVFFLSSRVHPGETPSSFVFNGFLRFILREEDPRAQMLRRMFVFKLIPMLNPDGVVRGHYRTDSRGVNLNRQYLDPDAELHPAVYGAKAVLLYHHVHSRVLPGSPDWRTYVSPLSTSVLSTRSSNHSVPEAALSELEKTNNLRNAPSTWSRGLGPSREPPVDLILPAQRCEEEAGQPPPLPEAILPQHSGLAYYVDLHGHASKRGCFMYGNSFSDENDQVENMLFPKLISLNSPHFDFTGCNFSEKNMYAKDKRDGQSKEGSGRVAIYKALGIIHSYTLECNYNTGRSVNSIPLACHDNGRASPPPPPTFPSKYTVELFEQVGRALAVAALDMAECNPWPRIVLSEHSCLSNLRAWMLKHVRGTRGNGACAQRRGGRSPPRSAGGLPSSASESALSRVRSFSHGSQQDSPRVRASPSFPGAAVDAPGPQKGGMQPPAPLRGSLPAGACAGSVLGAGYRLQEAPHGGGSKAGAAHGTMLLQVFPRKLNARRALEQPGPRGLTTRPSRIPVRRKAAAALSLPTLSSSSTAALQAPTPSCAALCTTQSTPGGSVPTVLVQEDSNAAPAPTPLPVPPAPCPEPPIPGTGAPSVEQLLGEGLRPQVQPRARRGNVARVGGSVSGLPPPAVLLCSAHPASPPPAPCCAPTGSSSPSVPRPDRGHRRRTRACHSCVPNLGATGRRSRSRRRRCIRCHVRGWGPPRSARRPRGIFT